Part of the Trichoplusia ni isolate ovarian cell line Hi5 unplaced genomic scaffold, tn1 tig00003116, whole genome shotgun sequence genome is shown below.
gctagaaaatctATTAGAAAACTATTAAGTCAGATATGCATAGACTAAACGCCGACCCCCAAATTGTTAGGAGGCGGCTAGATGTTGATCGCGATCTCCTAATAGTGACACACTCGAGTATCCTGAGTGTCACTTCCTTTTCAAGGTAGTAGATACAAAGGTTTATTACCTAGTTGCACTTTAGTGTATATCGAAAATGGTAATTACGGTATATGTTAGTCAGTTTTTCCGCTAATCCCATTAATAATATCATCAGCACCAAGTTGCAATAATATCAACAAGTAAGTATAGGTCCTTGCCTTGATCGTGATATGAAACGTAGATTTGAAGGTTTTGGAGGAATTTGAAGGTAAATTAGATGATATAagtacttagttattttatagTGGTATGTTGCAAGGAGGTTGGACCATTCCTCTTGTAGTAGTCATGATAGGTAACGAACGTAGGAATTAAGCAAAGCCCTTATAGGTAGTAATTAAGTTgtctttgattttgatttagtaGACAGAGATTACAATACGTAATGTAAAGCTGAGTCCTTAAGGatcgaaaaatatgtttttagttttcCGTAACCTGAGGAacttaaagataattaaaactCAAGCGTaaagatatacatacataaaggtatttcagaattaattaaatctaactCCAAAGAGAAACCGGGTTGTAACTAATTGCCGTAATAACAAAGTttgttaaacataaataaataacaataaatatgaacggtttaataattaatacgacTTTCGCGTAAAAGCCTTATTTATTCACGGTGTTGTAACATTCAACAAGCGAAACAGTCAAGTTAATTATCTACGCCATTCATTATAATTGTCAGTtgtcgattttaattattctttgttTCTAGCTTTCCaaaactatttttcttaaacattttttttctgacgACGTTTAATTGGTActcataaaaatgattaatctTGCAGACAAAGCTTTCAAATTGGTTTAAatgaaatctttattattatttaaaaaaaaatataatttacagcCCACACTTATATTAACCTCACGGCTTAtcagtaaaacctttttaattcaaaatttcaaacgattaaagttacatttcaaaatacttaACACCTAAATAATAAGactctttaaaactataattaccACCTAAAACTTCACGTATCGACTGTAATTAATGTTCGCTTCGATCATTAGATCTTAACTACGTATTTAGAGGGAATGGCTATCGATATAACAAGGGGGGCTATCATCTAGTTATCTGGCGTTGATCTGGCGGCCGTACGACTATTAAAACCACCCACATCCCACGGTAATTGGATAGAGAACGTTTAAGAGGATACGGTAACCAATAAGCTtactaacttttaaaataatgctgTTGATGAGGTTAGAGTGAGATGGTGCTCTACGCCCTGTCGAGCcctgtcctgcttccacaattACCACATTATAACTTTAAGGCAAGGTGGTAGGACTACTGTCCTTGACTAGATTGGCGTTTGGGTCGGTTAGGGTGTGAATGTTGACAGGTAAATTGCTGGTTAAATTTCGTAAAGGTGTAGTTAAGAACTTTACCAcctgttcagttttttttatgtttaatttacaaagtttactttttgtaagattttaacGTAGCTTGGAAGTGTAAACGTGCAAAGGTAGGttatttaggtaaatatttgAAACCTGTATTTAAAGAGTTTCAAATTTTTTGAATCCCATTGATTTTTACAAGTTACTTaacgaatatttattaaacaataaaaaaaactttacccATATAACTCGATTAACCAGCATTCAGACATCAACGAAGCCaactaaaagtttaaacaaaacaatcatcATTTAGTCAACCTACTCCAAACACCAAGTACTTTACTATTCACATTATACGAATAAGAAACGTTCAAAGTTCCGTTCCATTCCTTTTATTTCGCTCGATCAATTACGTGCGCAAGCGCATTCCCCATGAACTGTTCCCACGTTCGCTGACCGAAATTTCGTCTCTAACTAATCAAGAGATGGTTGTTTGATAGTTCGGAGTTATTCATTGTAAGAGCGCAGCGATCGAACGATTTTCAATGGGCTGGTACTTTGGTATTAAGAACGAGAGGTAACGATTAATCTGACTCATGTGGCTTGTGCAGTGTTTAGAGACAAATATCACTAGACAAAACCTTGTACTTGCCTGACTTATCTGATACTGAATTAACAGTTAGATGAGTGTGCGTTATGCATCTACTTGAAgtgttatttatgtacttacttaTGTTGAATAAGATAATGTTTGAAGACTTAACTGTTTTAATCGATATTTTAGAGAGAGGTTTTGGGCTTACATATAGGGTATGCTCTGAATATCTTTTCGAATTGTGTTTATAAGAGGTTATAGAATTTTAGTAGGTTTTTTTGAACTCCTTGCAACTACCCCACCCAGTCCCAAAGTTGGACAAGCTCCTGCTCCAGATCCACTATGTAATGTAGCCATTTGTATTTGGTTCCAGTCTCGTGAACACCAACTGCAGCCAAGGGTTCATCCAGCGCCCTGCGAAGCCAGTGTGGAACGTGGTAGAGAACAGTTCTCTCCAAGACATGAGACCCAACAGCGCTGAGAATGTTATACAGATACAGCCGCAGAGGATACAGCTTTCTTTGAAACCACGTAAGCTAAGGACTATTTACATCATAATCTAgtatttttacgattttatttttaaccttatttttaatgagCTCTATCGACCTCATGAAATTCCTAGTGTTGCAACAAAAAAGCTGTACAAATCTTTATTGTTCGATAGGCATCTAGTCGAAATCCTCAGAAAAATAGGCACGAAATTATTGtacctttttgttatttttataggagAAACGAAGAAAATCAGCTTCTCTTTTAGGCCAGCAAAAAACTATCCACTAGACTTGTATTACCTAATGGATCTCACTTGGTCGATGAAGGATGACAAGGAAACACTCGTGTCTTTGAGGGACGACCTGCCCACGCTCCTGAAGAATCTTACTGATAACTTTAGGTAAGTGGTTTTTTATACCAGATGGGGGGTACACACCGAACttagtgtttcggtggtttttgTCGGTTGCATCGAAGATACTGCCTtgcaggagttgcaatgacgggcatgagAGGCTGGCTactctcattaaaaaaataataatcatatttacacatttttcaaGTCACTTTAATGTGTATTTCAAGTCGGTTGCAAGTTGTTTTTCGGTTTGGTAGGTTATACTGTCAACAAGGTTAGATGTGGTATAAGGTAACAAATGTCTCCTCCTTATGCTGAAAATCAGCAGCGGGATGGTTTTAGTGATTTAAGTGATGATACGTTCCgatcataaaagaaaataattaaagaaagttTTCCTACTAGCTATAATGCATAACAGGAGCTGTATTAGACCAATTATATTCGTacgcaacaataaaaaataatttcatgttatttttaggCTTGGATTTGGAAGCTTCGCCGAAAAACCTCTAATGCCATTCATAAGTACAGACTCTAGGAGACTGGCTAACCCCTGTTCCGTGGAAGAAGTGGCGTGCGAAGCCACCTACAGTTACCGGCATCATCTGTCGCTTACAAATCAGGTAACGTTCACCACTACATTTGATACTCAAAAGGAAATCCTTAATACCTTATTCCATATTGAGAAGCTCGTAAATAGACAAGGGTAAAGGCTTACTGAGACGATACGAGTTATGAGGTCCAATATACTGCCGAGGCACGCAGTTCAGTCGCTCTGGCCAAGGCataattaagtacctaaaaTCGTCATCGTGAATAGAAAAAACTCGAATGCATGAAGATGACAGGCTAATCGAAACTAAATCACGACTCCCACCATAAGGTGTTTAATCGATACAAAGCTCCAaatttcacaagcattcaaatcGCATGCACCATACAtgcagactcaggacaagtatttgacCTTAAAGATTGTAGAAATATTACTTGGGAAAAGTGGCTGCggctatcatcatcatcctagccttttctcaactatcttggggtcggtttccagtctaaccgatgCAGCTAACTAAAAGTGCTTTACAGGAGCGACTATCTATCTGACTTCCCATtcccagttacctgggctacacgataccccttagtaagactgctTATCAGACTGTCTCTCTTGTGACTACTCGTAACAACTGTCaaggatgtataaataacagccgggacccacaatttaacgtgccttccgaaacaaggagGAGCTTGTCATCATTATACTTCGCACCGTCTAAATCAGCTTTAATTAACTTCCATTACATTGTAGACCCTCAGTATGTTTGTAACGTCGTGATCACAGCTTGGTTAGACCGCTGTTATATGCGTTAAACATGCAACGTTCTTGTTTATAAGGAGCGAAATCCAACTCTTGTATGACATCTGGTTATCTGAAGTGTTATCATAGCGTGTGTAATCTCTACCACTTAAGGAAATCTATTCTGTATAATAGCTTTCGTGATGCgaatttataattaggtacttatgAATAATTTCGACGGTATTTTGGAATAGTCCATACCAACTTTGAGTTACTCATTCGTAATATAAGGGGATtatatcacatttttatttagatgtacAAAGTTAAACTACATTCCAGCTTTCAGTTATTAGACTTTGGTTAGACACTGTGGTTCATTTTTCAATGGTATCATTTTTATTGCATACAACTGATTTTGAATGTCAGTTTCctaaaatgtagagcaaaacATCTAAAAACATTACCACTGTCTGTTTattcgttttttctttttcaaattcaagGTATCAGACTTCATAGAGCATGTCAACAGTAGTTCCGTGACCGCCAACTTGGATAACGCGGAAGCTCAGTTGGATGCCTTAGTACAAGTGATATCGTGCGGCGATAAGATCGGTTGGGCAACGCATAGCCGGAAAATTGTCATCTTGTTGTCTGATGGCTTAATGCATACCGCCGGGGACGGAAAACTAGGTAACGTGTCTAATTTTGTTCACAGATACTCTATGGATATAATTCAAATGGAGAAGAAATCGTTTTGTGcatggaaattaaaattttactgccAAAGAACAGGAGAGacaatactgaaaaaaatacttccttCGTTTCTTGAACATGTCTATAATAGGTAGTGTCATTCAGCGTTGACTCATCGATCTGTACTTCTTGTTTTCCTCTTTATTTATTGGAATTGATTACAATTTCCATCACGTAATGACGCattcgataaatatttttttattgacagaGTGCCACTCATTTTAACatgattgttaaaaaaacatgaatttcaGGTGGTGCTACTAAAAAGAATGACGAGCAATGCCATTTAGATGAAAGAGGTTATTATTCGGACGCGGCGACTTACGACTATCCGTCGGTAGCGCAAATGTATAGACTTTTAGACAAGTACAaggtaaacatttatttattacccaCAATGCCGCTATCTGTTACTACAAAGCCTACAAAACCGAAAGCTATTGGATTAATGTTCCAACTTATTTTTAGGTTAACGTGATATTCGCGGTGACGGAAAGTGTTAAAAACCATTATGATAGCTTAAATCAGTTACTAGAAGATTTCACATATGTTGCCAAGTTAGAGAGCGACAGTTCCAACATTCTGAAACTGGTGAAGACTGGTTACGAAGACATCGTGAGTGTTGTGGACTTCCATGACGATTCCAGTTCGGGTCCGGTTAAAGTCCGATACTTCACGGATTGTGGAGTAAAGGGCAGACCACTGATTGAAGGAACAAGATGCACTGGAGTGGAGTACGGCATGACTCTCAACTATGAGGCTCATGTTACGTTGGAAGCATGCTCGGATTTCAAATCGGTAAGTCTAACTTTGCAAAATGTGCAAAAAGCATTCTTCAGCATGTGAAGAAGGAGAAGGATAGCGAGTTCGTGTTACAACATTGGCTATTCAGGGTTCCTTACAATTTTCCTTTCAACATTTTCAGTAATAAGTATCGTATTTTTTCTGTATGGTATAAATATGTCAGAAATATACGCTTATTCTGAAACTAGATTGTACATTAACCatactgtacaaaaataatgtttcttttagagtaattaattgaaaattataatattttgttttttagtcgACGCAAACAATCCGTATCTCTGAAAGCCAGCTTGGTCAGGACGCTCTGACCCTTGAGGTGGATATCCAGTGCGGCTGTGAGTGCAGCAATTCGGTACAAGAAGTGGTGACTCCAATGTGTCCAGCCAATTCACACCTAGTCTGCGGTGTGTGCCAGTGTAATAAAGGATGGTAAGTTTGCTTCCTACAATATCTAACTTTCAGAAAAAATCAAATCTCTGTATATtccaacaacaacaaaaaacgcCCAATTGTATCAGATGACAATTCGTCACGCGACTTTACCCTGGTACCACCATAATATCGAAAGCTTGCGTATTCTATTTACGTGATgggttgaaaaaaaatacacttggTTTAGGGGGCTAGTATTTTCATAGATATGGCGCACATACAAGGGCTATAGGCTTCTCGCTTCCAGTGTAAGTTTTAGAACGCAAGCGTCTAAAATTAGCCAACA
Proteins encoded:
- the LOC113507743 gene encoding integrin beta-nu isoform X2, which encodes MYVPVFVILCLLFVKFENGNCQAQQMLNKLVCIEHDECGACLSAASHCRWCADPNYNTGAPRCNDDESLVNTNCSQGFIQRPAKPVWNVVENSSLQDMRPNSAENVIQIQPQRIQLSLKPRETKKISFSFRPAKNYPLDLYYLMDLTWSMKDDKETLVSLRDDLPTLLKNLTDNFRLGFGSFAEKPLMPFISTDSRRLANPCSVEEVACEATYSYRHHLSLTNQVSDFIEHVNSSSVTANLDNAEAQLDALVQVISCGDKIGWATHSRKIVILLSDGLMHTAGDGKLGGATKKNDEQCHLDERGYYSDAATYDYPSVAQMYRLLDKYKVNVIFAVTESVKNHYDSLNQLLEDFTYVAKLESDSSNILKLVKTGYEDIVSVVDFHDDSSSGPVKVRYFTDCGVKGRPLIEGTRCTGVEYGMTLNYEAHVTLEACSDFKSSTQTIRISESQLGQDALTLEVDIQCGCECSNSVQEVVTPMCPANSHLVCGVCQCNKGWSGPQCNCEIGDENASAELLAQCREPNATRSILCSGAGDCLCGKCECDWGYSGRYCQCKSCEVSSYNELECGGVDRGVCVCGQCACEAGWVGAACDCPLSNDTCKPPSGGEVCSGNGDCVCGSCECTIAQDGSKYIGKFCETCPTCENPLCIHAEPCVSCHLNTGCTDSCTIGNVNYTVIERLSNTDPYSSDVMCIFRQEEGSLECEYKYTYSPVQSESGIEISIRSKECYQPTSAMIMTSGLVIFGCVIAAGLIIILAVKSGQIVSDRRAYAKFLKEAQESRRNMQELNPLYISPISEFRLPDSFPRDKND
- the LOC113507743 gene encoding integrin beta-nu isoform X1 — encoded protein: MYVPVFVILCLLFVKFENGNCQAQQMLNKLVCIEHDECGACLSAASHCRWCADPNYNTGAPRCNDDESLVNTNCSQGFIQRPAKPVWNVVENSSLQDMRPNSAENVIQIQPQRIQLSLKPRETKKISFSFRPAKNYPLDLYYLMDLTWSMKDDKETLVSLRDDLPTLLKNLTDNFRLGFGSFAEKPLMPFISTDSRRLANPCSVEEVACEATYSYRHHLSLTNQVSDFIEHVNSSSVTANLDNAEAQLDALVQVISCGDKIGWATHSRKIVILLSDGLMHTAGDGKLGGATKKNDEQCHLDERGYYSDAATYDYPSVAQMYRLLDKYKVNVIFAVTESVKNHYDSLNQLLEDFTYVAKLESDSSNILKLVKTGYEDIVSVVDFHDDSSSGPVKVRYFTDCGVKGRPLIEGTRCTGVEYGMTLNYEAHVTLEACSDFKSSTQTIRISESQLGQDALTLEVDIQCGCECSNSVQEVVTPMCPANSHLVCGVCQCNKGWSGPQCNCEIGDENASAELLAQCREPNATRSILCSGAGDCLCGKCECDWGYSGRYCQCKSCEVSSYNELECGGVDRGVCVCGQCACEAGWVGAACDCPLSNDTCKPPSGGEVCSGNGDCVCGSCECTIAQDGSKYIGKFCETCPTCENPLCIHAEPCVSCHLNTGCTDSCTIGNVNYTVIERLSNTEDPYSSDVMCIFRQEEGSLECEYKYTYSPVQSESGIEISIRSKECYQPTSAMIMTSGLVIFGCVIAAGLIIILAVKSGQIVSDRRAYAKFLKEAQESRRNMQELNPLYISPISEFRLPDSFPRDKND